One window of the Thamnophis elegans isolate rThaEle1 chromosome 6, rThaEle1.pri, whole genome shotgun sequence genome contains the following:
- the LOC116509980 gene encoding LOW QUALITY PROTEIN: protocadherin alpha-C2-like (The sequence of the model RefSeq protein was modified relative to this genomic sequence to represent the inferred CDS: inserted 3 bases in 2 codons) yields the protein MRRLILLLPQLLHLGLAAGQLVYQVREELLNESTGNFSASCFLSLELVVKQPVHVHDGKVEVLDINDNVPRFPRQEYSLEISESAMPGSCFLMESLQDPDVGSNSVXNYQLTPSEHFGLDLQNLKPGSKLLELVLLQPLDREQSTHQQLMLVALDGDNPAKSATAQISVGVLDINGNSPEFDLSIYMTTLLENIEPGMLVVKLKALDPDEGSNGDLLYSFSSYTPQKVCQLFTVHPVSGEMRVNGSLDYEEDISYEIYVQATDKGSVPMIGHCKVLINIVDANDNAPEVVLSSLYSPVSEDAPVGTVVAVLNVIDLDSGLNRQVSINIPANLPFKLNSFKNSYTLVTXRTSSYNITITATDAGTPPLSSHKIIKIDVFDINDNSPQFEELSYSIYIPENNAPGSTLCTTKGIDCDANANACISYTLIMEEIQGLPASFDVSIYAVRSFDYETLRKFQIVVQAKDSGMPSLSSTATVHIYVLDQNDHVPQTFYPISMNNLTAIEMIPDSASSGYLITKVIAIDGDSGQNAWLFFHLAQTSVPNIFRVEVHSGEIWTTEKLREATEATFNLTIIVRDNAEPPLSSSMSVIVVVNRASQIIPDFGRHVTGSRNYSEKTLFLL from the exons ATGCGTAGGCTTATCCTGCTGCTGCCGCAGCTGCTGCACCTAGGACTCGCTGCTGGGCAGCTCGTCTATCAGGTAAGGGAAGAACTACT GAATGAATCGACCGGGAACTTCAGCGCTTCCTGCTTCCTTAGCTTGGAGTTAGTGGTCAAGCAGCCTGTACATGTTCATGATGGAAAAGTGGAGGTACTGGACATCAATGACAACGTCCCCAGGTTCCCCCGGCAGGAGTACAGCTTGGAGATCAGTGAATCTGCTATGCCGGGGTCTTGCTTTCTTATGGAGAGCCTGCAAGATCCCGACGTGGGTTCCAACTCGG AAAATTACCAGCTCACCCCCAGTGAGCACTTCGGGCTGGATCTGCAGAACTTGAAGCCTGGCAGCAAACTCTTGGAGCTGGTACTGCTCCAACCCTTGGACCGAGAACAGAGCACTCACCAGCAGTTGATGCTGGTTGCCTTGGATGGAGACAATCCTGCTAAATCTGCCACTGCTCAAATCTCTGTGGGGGTCTTAGATATCAATGGCAACAGCCCAGAATTTGATCTTAGCATTTACATGACGACCCTATTAGAAAACATAGAGCCAGGCATGCTAGTTGTAAAACTGAAGGCCTTGGATCCAGACGAGGGCTCCAATGGTGACTTGCTGTATTCTTTCAGCAGCTACACTCCACAGAAAGTGTGTCAACTGTTCACTGTGCATCCAGTATCAGGAGAGATGAGGGTCAATGGATCTTTGGACTACGAGGAAGACATCTCCTATGAAATCTATGTGCAAGCCACGGATAAGGGCTCTGTTCCTATGATTGGTCACTGCAAGGTGCTCATTAACATTGTGGATGCCAATGATAATGCCCCTGAAGTGGTGCTGTCTTCCTTGTACAGCCCTGTTTCTGAGGATGCTCCGGTTGGAACTGTAGTAGCTGTGCTGAATGTTATTGACTTGGATTCTGGCCTGAACAGGCAAGTCAGTATAAACATTCCTGCCAACCTTCCTTTTAAACTTAATTCTTTCAAAAATTCTTATACTCTTGTCAC GAGGACTTCTAGTTACAACATTACAATCACTGCCACAGATGCTGGAACACCTCCACTCTCTTcccataaaataattaaaatagatgtTTTTGATATCAATGACAACTCACCACAGTTTGAAGAACTCTCTTACTCTATTTATATACCTGAGAACAATGCTCCTGGATCTACTCTATGCACAACAAAGGGCATTGATTGTGATGCTAATGCAAATGCCTGCATTTCCTACACTTTGATAATGGAAGAAATCCAAGGGCTACCTGCGTCCTTCGATGTCTCTATTTATGCTGTCAGATCCTTTGACTATGAAACACTGAGGAAATTCCAGATTGTTGTGCAGGCTAAAGACTCAGGGATGCCATCTCTCAGCAGCACAGCCACTGTACACATCTATGTGCTGGATCAAAATGATCATGTGCCACAAACTTTTTACCCCATCTCTATGAATAATTTAACAGCCATAGAGATGATTCCTGACTCAGCCAGTTCTGGATACTTAATCACTAAAGTGATAGCCATTGATGGAGACTCAGGACAAAATGCATGGCTGTTTTTTCATCTAGCCCAAACATCTGTTCCAAACATCTTTAGAGTAGAGGTTCACAGTGGGGAAATTTGGACTACTGAAAAACTGAGGGAGGCAACAGAGGCTACGTTCAATCTTACCATCATAGTGAGGGACAATGCAGAGCCACCCTTATCTTCCTCTATGTCAGTCATCGTTGTGGTGAACAGGGCTTCCCAAATCATTCCTGACTTTGGAAGACACGTTACAGGTTCCAGAAATTATTCTGAAAAAACTTTGTTCTTGTTGTGA